The following are encoded in a window of Solibacillus sp. FSL R7-0668 genomic DNA:
- a CDS encoding cytochrome (ubi)quinol oxidase subunit III: MDINQKFTPQTWPKHPEQATQEGKNKLVGLWIFLASDTVLFASVFATYIALKDHGPAGMEFAAKDLYELPLAFIMTMLLLTSSLTSVYAMYHMKNYNFNGVRTWMGITVLLGLGFLCLEIYEFQHYVHIGFGYTQSAFSSAFFTLVGMHGIHVIIGLIWISGLIIRNSGRGLNLYNAPKFFAASLYWHFIDVVWVFIFTVVYLMGVLG; the protein is encoded by the coding sequence ATGGATATTAATCAAAAATTTACTCCACAAACTTGGCCAAAACACCCTGAACAAGCTACACAAGAAGGGAAAAACAAGTTAGTTGGTCTTTGGATTTTCCTAGCGTCAGATACAGTATTATTTGCGAGTGTGTTTGCTACATACATCGCATTAAAAGATCATGGTCCAGCAGGGATGGAGTTCGCTGCAAAAGACCTATATGAACTACCATTAGCATTTATTATGACGATGTTATTATTAACATCTTCATTAACTTCTGTGTATGCAATGTACCATATGAAGAATTATAACTTTAACGGTGTTCGTACATGGATGGGAATTACAGTTCTTTTAGGTCTAGGCTTCCTATGCTTAGAAATTTATGAATTCCAGCATTACGTCCATATTGGATTTGGTTATACACAATCTGCATTCTCTTCTGCGTTCTTTACGCTTGTAGGGATGCACGGAATTCACGTTATTATTGGTTTAATTTGGATTTCAGGGTTAATCATCCGCAATAGCGGTCGAGGCCTTAACCTTTACAACGCGCCGAAGTTCTTTGCAGCTTCATTATACTGGCACTTCATCGACGTTGTATGGGTATTCATCTTCACAGTAGTATATCTGATGGGAGTGTTGGGATAA
- a CDS encoding peptidyl-prolyl cis-trans isomerase has translation MVETIIPVKGAVKFQLTLDPTVWIFDDRKLDLNTYFVTEKAEEDNEKYLRDMGAHWSREIMEGAVFPPTLKTERKFDRKGMMTGTFGMEIKPFLNNAEIQADAKEVVFECSNNEEHTFSLEEAQHFIFKFSQEGKPLLEDGPVHVLFADGSNVDHPIKFVRAIRIQ, from the coding sequence ATGGTCGAAACAATCATCCCAGTTAAAGGTGCGGTCAAATTTCAATTGACACTTGACCCAACTGTATGGATTTTCGATGATCGAAAGCTTGATCTGAATACATATTTTGTAACAGAAAAAGCTGAAGAAGATAACGAAAAGTACTTACGCGACATGGGTGCACACTGGTCACGCGAAATTATGGAAGGTGCGGTATTCCCACCGACATTAAAAACGGAGCGAAAATTTGACCGTAAAGGTATGATGACTGGTACATTCGGCATGGAAATCAAACCATTTTTAAACAATGCCGAAATTCAAGCAGATGCCAAAGAAGTTGTTTTCGAATGTTCAAACAACGAAGAACATACATTTTCACTTGAAGAAGCTCAACACTTCATTTTTAAATTTAGTCAAGAAGGTAAGCCTTTATTAGAAGATGGTCCTGTGCATGTGTTATTTGCAGACGGCTCAAATGTAGATCATCCAATTAAATTTGTTCGCGCGATTCGTATTCAATAG
- a CDS encoding cbb3-type cytochrome c oxidase subunit I produces MSSVTQKKGFGAHVWDYLTTVDHKKIAIMYLAAGTLFFAIAGFEALLMRIQLMFPESTFISAGLFNELLTMHGTTMLFLAATPIIFAFMNAIVPLQIGARDVAFPFLNSLGFWLFFLGAVFLHLSFFLGGAPDAGWTSYASLSLYSPGHGIDFYILGLQISGAGTLISGINFIVTIITMRAPGMTFMRMPLFTWTTLVSSSLILFAFPPLTGGLFLLLVDRMFGANFFDHTMGGNTIIWEHLFWIFGHPEVYILVLPAFGLFSEIIPVFARKRLFGYSSMVFATILIGFLGFMVWAHHMFTVGLGATANAIFAVATMAIAVPTGMKVFNWILTIWGGSIKVTVPMLYALGFIPSFVAGGVTGVMQATAPLDYQLHDSYFIVAHFHYVIVGGIVTALFGSAHFYWPIMFNRALNHKLGVLTFWIFFIGFHLTFFLQHFLGLMGMPRRVFTYMGGQGWDLFNFISTIGAMMMGVGVILLVVDVLLSIKSEPVNKRDYWGDGRSLEWAIETPLPFYNFKQTPLVRGFDPYWIEKEEGNKEGMVYAEPLGEIHMPNNSILPLLMSIGTFIAAFGALYSPWGDQVQAGTATGASPAVSLALIIGGLGLTIGCMIARSFKDDLGFHVTVAEVEAIEADLAHYRATGKKGGNK; encoded by the coding sequence GTGAGCTCTGTTACACAGAAAAAGGGCTTTGGGGCACATGTATGGGACTATTTAACAACAGTCGATCATAAAAAGATCGCGATTATGTATTTAGCTGCCGGTACATTGTTCTTCGCAATTGCAGGTTTTGAAGCGTTACTTATGCGTATTCAATTAATGTTCCCAGAAAGTACATTCATTTCTGCAGGCCTATTTAACGAATTATTAACAATGCACGGTACAACGATGCTATTCTTAGCAGCGACACCGATTATCTTTGCCTTTATGAACGCCATCGTACCACTTCAAATTGGTGCACGTGACGTAGCGTTCCCATTCTTAAACTCACTAGGGTTCTGGTTATTCTTCCTTGGTGCGGTATTCCTTCACCTTTCATTCTTCCTAGGTGGAGCACCTGATGCAGGTTGGACATCATATGCATCATTATCTTTATATTCGCCAGGACATGGTATCGACTTCTATATCCTTGGTTTACAAATTTCTGGTGCGGGTACGTTAATCTCTGGTATTAACTTTATCGTAACGATTATTACGATGCGTGCACCTGGTATGACGTTCATGCGTATGCCATTATTCACTTGGACTACTTTAGTATCAAGTTCATTAATTTTATTCGCATTCCCTCCACTTACTGGTGGTTTATTCTTACTGTTAGTGGACCGTATGTTCGGAGCAAACTTCTTCGACCATACAATGGGTGGTAACACAATTATTTGGGAGCATTTATTCTGGATCTTTGGTCACCCTGAAGTATATATTTTAGTATTACCAGCATTCGGTTTATTCTCTGAGATTATTCCTGTATTTGCTCGTAAACGTTTATTCGGATATTCTTCAATGGTATTCGCAACAATTTTAATCGGTTTCTTAGGGTTCATGGTATGGGCTCACCACATGTTCACAGTTGGTTTAGGTGCTACTGCGAACGCAATCTTCGCTGTTGCAACAATGGCGATTGCCGTTCCTACAGGGATGAAAGTATTCAACTGGATTCTTACAATCTGGGGCGGTTCGATTAAAGTTACAGTACCAATGCTTTATGCACTTGGTTTCATCCCGTCATTCGTTGCGGGGGGAGTTACAGGGGTTATGCAAGCAACTGCGCCACTTGACTACCAATTACACGATTCTTACTTTATCGTAGCTCACTTCCACTACGTAATCGTAGGTGGTATCGTAACTGCGTTATTCGGTTCAGCTCACTTCTACTGGCCGATTATGTTTAACCGTGCGTTAAATCATAAACTGGGAGTCCTTACTTTCTGGATCTTCTTCATTGGTTTCCATTTAACGTTCTTCCTACAACATTTCTTAGGGTTAATGGGTATGCCACGTCGTGTATTTACATACATGGGCGGCCAAGGTTGGGATTTATTCAACTTCATCTCAACAATTGGTGCTATGATGATGGGTGTTGGGGTAATTTTATTAGTAGTCGATGTATTATTATCGATTAAATCAGAACCAGTTAACAAACGTGATTACTGGGGCGATGGTCGTTCACTTGAGTGGGCAATCGAAACGCCACTACCATTCTATAACTTTAAACAAACACCACTTGTACGCGGATTCGATCCTTATTGGATTGAAAAAGAGGAAGGTAACAAAGAAGGGATGGTTTATGCTGAGCCACTAGGCGAAATTCATATGCCAAACAACTCAATCTTACCTTTACTTATGTCAATCGGAACATTCATCGCTGCATTCGGTGCTTTATACAGCCCATGGGGTGATCAAGTTCAAGCGGGTACAGCTACAGGTGCTTCACCAGCCGTATCACTAGCATTAATTATCGGTGGTTTAGGCTTAACAATTGGCTGTATGATTGCTCGTTCGTTCAAGGATGATCTTGGCTTCCATGTAACAGTTGCTGAAGTTGAAGCAATTGAAGCAGATTTAGCTCACTACCGTGCAACTGGTAAAAAAGGGGGTAACAAGTAA
- the coxB gene encoding cytochrome c oxidase subunit II: MMKGLKKWRLFSLLTVMTVFLSACGEEYLSTLRPAGPVGKEQLNILLLTIVIMALVVVVVSTIYLVAFFKFRRSKLGANHMPKQVEGSHTLEVIWTVIPIILLLIIAVPTLNSTYKFADVAAMDEVDENGNKTALTVNVTAKLYWWEFEYPDLGIITAQELVVPTGEKVYFNLIASDVKHSFWIPAAGGKMDTNVDGINKFYLQFDKESADLNDGEGVFYGKCAELCGPSHALMDFKVKALEPAAFDAWVASMKATEGQTASAESADVGEAAFANSCLGCHAVSAVAGNGMGPNLTTFGDRNRLAGFMEHSVEETTNWIIDPEKYKPGNTMTGKYNVTDEEAKAIAEYLMTLSVEK, translated from the coding sequence ATGATGAAAGGGCTTAAAAAATGGCGTTTATTCTCGCTATTAACAGTAATGACGGTTTTCCTTTCAGCATGTGGTGAAGAATATCTTTCGACGCTTCGCCCAGCAGGTCCGGTAGGTAAAGAGCAACTAAACATCTTATTATTAACTATTGTGATTATGGCATTAGTCGTAGTCGTAGTATCTACAATTTATTTAGTTGCTTTCTTTAAATTCCGTCGATCTAAATTAGGTGCTAATCATATGCCTAAGCAAGTAGAAGGAAGCCACACATTAGAAGTAATCTGGACAGTTATTCCAATTATTTTACTATTAATTATAGCTGTACCAACATTGAATTCTACTTACAAATTTGCAGATGTTGCTGCAATGGATGAAGTAGATGAAAATGGTAACAAAACAGCTCTTACAGTGAATGTAACAGCAAAATTATATTGGTGGGAGTTTGAATATCCAGATTTAGGTATTATTACTGCGCAAGAGCTAGTAGTACCAACTGGTGAAAAAGTATACTTCAACCTAATCGCTTCGGACGTTAAGCACTCCTTCTGGATCCCAGCAGCGGGCGGTAAGATGGATACTAACGTTGATGGTATTAACAAATTCTATTTACAATTCGACAAAGAATCAGCTGATTTAAATGATGGAGAAGGCGTATTCTATGGTAAATGTGCTGAGTTATGTGGTCCTTCTCACGCATTAATGGACTTCAAAGTTAAAGCACTTGAGCCAGCAGCATTTGATGCATGGGTTGCATCAATGAAAGCAACAGAAGGTCAAACTGCAAGCGCAGAATCAGCTGATGTTGGGGAAGCGGCATTTGCAAACTCTTGCTTAGGATGTCACGCAGTATCAGCAGTAGCTGGTAATGGTATGGGTCCTAACTTAACAACATTCGGTGACCGTAACCGCTTAGCTGGTTTCATGGAGCACTCTGTTGAAGAAACAACAAACTGGATTATTGATCCTGAGAAGTACAAACCAGGTAACACAATGACTGGTAAATATAATGTTACAGATGAAGAAGCAAAAGCAATTGCTGAATATTTAATGACATTATCTGTTGAAAAATAA
- a CDS encoding YlaN family protein: protein MDTKAQASFQEKALEQLTADAAKIAQLIHVQMDNLTMPSCPLYEEVLDTQMFGLSREIEFATKLGLIEREQGKQILDSLEKKLSLLHDAYTDK from the coding sequence ATGGATACGAAAGCACAAGCTTCCTTTCAGGAAAAAGCATTAGAACAACTAACTGCAGACGCAGCAAAAATCGCTCAATTAATTCACGTACAAATGGATAATTTGACTATGCCATCTTGTCCATTGTATGAAGAAGTATTAGATACCCAAATGTTTGGTTTATCGCGTGAAATCGAGTTTGCAACGAAGCTTGGTTTAATTGAGAGAGAGCAAGGGAAGCAAATTCTAGATTCATTAGAAAAGAAGCTTTCCTTATTACATGATGCGTATACAGACAAATAA
- a CDS encoding COX15/CtaA family protein, which translates to MQQKYNKFLKWFGVLSTLGMLLILQGGALVTKTDSGLGCGRNWPDCNGSLIPQEITTEVLIEFSHRLVTGSVSIFILILVIWTWRSLGHIREVKFLGFLALFFLILQALIGAAQVLWGQGDFILALHFGISLISFAAVLLLTFIVFEADSKFDTDRIFMSKKLKIHTICVTLYSYIVVYSGALVRHTDSSLVCPDWPFCRNEEPFAIPYNMYEWVQMGHRFAVLLFVIWMVYITVYVVRNYKEQRVIFWGWITAMLLVIGQVLAGMLVVLFKLHLLVSLLHSLLITLLFGLLCYFILLVSRSK; encoded by the coding sequence ATGCAACAAAAATACAATAAATTTTTAAAATGGTTTGGTGTTTTATCGACGCTTGGCATGTTGCTGATTCTGCAAGGTGGGGCGCTCGTTACGAAAACCGATAGTGGTTTAGGTTGCGGGCGAAATTGGCCAGATTGTAACGGCTCATTAATACCTCAAGAAATTACAACAGAAGTTTTAATAGAATTTTCGCATCGGTTAGTTACAGGTTCTGTTTCCATTTTCATTCTGATTTTAGTCATTTGGACATGGCGTTCGCTTGGACATATTCGTGAAGTGAAATTTTTAGGATTTTTGGCATTATTCTTCCTAATTCTTCAAGCGCTGATCGGAGCTGCACAAGTACTGTGGGGACAAGGAGATTTCATCTTAGCGCTACATTTTGGAATTTCGTTAATTTCATTTGCAGCGGTACTGTTACTTACGTTTATCGTGTTTGAGGCAGATTCCAAATTCGATACCGACCGGATTTTCATGAGTAAAAAATTAAAGATACATACAATCTGCGTTACATTATATTCATATATCGTTGTGTACTCTGGCGCTCTTGTTCGTCATACAGATTCCAGTTTAGTTTGTCCAGATTGGCCATTCTGTCGCAACGAAGAACCATTCGCAATTCCTTATAATATGTATGAATGGGTTCAAATGGGGCATCGATTTGCCGTGCTACTATTCGTCATTTGGATGGTTTATATTACCGTTTATGTCGTTCGCAATTATAAAGAGCAGCGCGTCATTTTCTGGGGCTGGATTACGGCCATGTTACTTGTCATTGGGCAAGTACTAGCCGGCATGCTTGTCGTACTATTTAAGTTACATTTACTTGTTTCATTACTACACTCATTACTTATTACATTGCTATTCGGCTTATTATGCTATTTCATCTTACTCGTTTCACGTTCTAAATAA
- a CDS encoding cytochrome C oxidase subunit IV family protein: MAHGTHVEVRTQAQYEYDKAQSKAHMRKQVVNFAIMIFLTFIAFASVLSGFAPTFIIPVILLLAGIQVVLQLYAFMHLEDRSTHMVGVIEFFIWSAAFIAFTFFLAFTTIIWWGN; encoded by the coding sequence ATGGCACACGGAACTCATGTAGAAGTACGTACTCAAGCTCAATACGAATATGACAAGGCTCAGTCTAAAGCTCATATGCGTAAACAAGTAGTAAACTTTGCGATCATGATTTTCTTAACATTTATCGCGTTTGCTTCTGTATTATCTGGCTTCGCGCCAACGTTCATCATTCCAGTGATTTTATTACTTGCTGGAATCCAAGTGGTATTACAACTTTATGCTTTCATGCACTTAGAAGACCGTTCAACACATATGGTTGGTGTGATTGAATTCTTTATTTGGAGTGCAGCCTTCATCGCGTTTACGTTCTTCCTTGCGTTTACAACAATCATTTGGTGGGGCAACTAA
- a CDS encoding FtsW/RodA/SpoVE family cell cycle protein, protein MKQYFKNYFRNFDYGLLFVYISLMLFGLVMIYSASIWVSIVHFDEDPDHYYKRQLINICMAFCLFLAAVIFPYKRFADKKILGLLFALMVFLEVTLILIGNEVNGARSWIDFGVMNFQPSEFAKLFIIIYFAGTFYRKSVHKGSMQLLSFEDVTPPLVMWLFIVLVVGFETDLGALAIIVCIAMSVVIASGVKGKTLQRIFGLLSVLGVIGAIGILIFKWDTVFNSSRRGRITSYLDPFSDPLNSGYHVINGYYAIGAGGLEGRGLGQSIQKLGYVPEPQTDFIMAIIAEELGVVGVSIVIFGLGFIVMRGFYVAMKTKDPLARMLAAGISTWIGTQTFINLGGLSGIIPLTGVTLPFISYGGTSILLLSIAMGILINVSTHYKLEKRK, encoded by the coding sequence ATGAAGCAATATTTTAAAAATTATTTCCGTAACTTTGATTATGGGCTATTATTTGTGTACATATCCCTTATGCTCTTTGGACTTGTCATGATTTATAGTGCCAGTATTTGGGTATCCATCGTCCATTTCGACGAAGATCCAGATCATTATTATAAGCGCCAATTAATCAATATTTGCATGGCATTTTGCTTATTTTTAGCGGCGGTCATTTTTCCGTATAAGAGATTTGCAGATAAAAAGATTTTAGGGCTATTATTTGCGCTGATGGTTTTCCTTGAGGTGACATTAATACTCATTGGGAATGAAGTAAATGGTGCCAGAAGCTGGATAGACTTTGGTGTGATGAACTTTCAACCATCCGAGTTTGCTAAATTATTCATTATTATTTATTTTGCAGGTACCTTTTATCGTAAGAGCGTTCATAAAGGTTCCATGCAGCTTTTATCGTTTGAGGATGTCACTCCACCATTAGTCATGTGGTTATTTATCGTGCTTGTCGTAGGATTTGAAACCGATTTAGGGGCACTTGCTATCATTGTTTGTATTGCGATGTCGGTCGTTATTGCGAGCGGCGTTAAGGGGAAAACATTACAAAGAATTTTTGGCTTATTAAGTGTACTAGGGGTTATTGGTGCGATTGGAATTTTAATTTTCAAATGGGACACGGTGTTTAACTCAAGTCGCCGAGGTCGTATTACATCCTATTTAGACCCATTTAGTGATCCACTCAACTCAGGGTATCATGTTATAAATGGTTATTATGCAATCGGTGCAGGAGGGCTTGAAGGACGTGGATTAGGGCAGTCAATTCAGAAGCTCGGCTACGTACCAGAGCCACAAACCGATTTTATTATGGCCATCATTGCCGAGGAGCTTGGTGTTGTTGGCGTTTCAATTGTTATTTTTGGTTTAGGTTTCATTGTAATGCGCGGTTTTTATGTTGCAATGAAAACAAAAGACCCGTTAGCACGTATGCTCGCGGCGGGCATTTCAACTTGGATTGGTACACAAACCTTTATTAACTTAGGTGGTTTATCGGGAATTATCCCGTTAACCGGAGTAACGCTTCCTTTTATTAGTTATGGCGGTACTTCTATATTATTGCTATCTATAGCAATGGGGATTTTAATCAATGTTTCTACACATTACAAACTAGAAAAAAGAAAGTAA
- the pyc gene encoding pyruvate carboxylase, with translation MRTIKKILVANRGEIAIRILRACNELHINTVAIYSREDSGSYHRYKADEAYIIGVGKKPIDAYLDIEGIIKIAKEANVDAIHPGYGFLAENVQFARRCEEEGIQFIGPTSHHLDMFGDKVKAREQAIAAEIPVIPGTDGPVASLEEVQTFGATHGYPIMIKAALGGGGRGMRLVHSADTVQDAYDRAKSEAKAAFGSDEVYVEKAIIKPKHIEVQIIGDTHDNIVHLYERDCSIQRRHQKVVEIAPSNSISADLRNRICNAAVKLMKNVGYINAGTVEFLVAGDEFYFIEVNPRIQVEHTITEMITGIDIVHAQIKVAQGEDIHSEAVGIPTQDKIPLFGYAIQSRVTTEDPANDFMPDTGKLMVYRSSGGFGVRLDAGNGFQGAVVTPYYDSLLVKISTWGMTFAEAAAKMDRNLREFRIRGVKTNIPFLENVVLHEKFLTGAFDTSLIDSTPELFEFPERKDRGTKLLNYIGNVTLNGFPGVEKRTKPIFVQPDKPKIDLLTAPLSGTKQILDAQGADGLVKWVKEQKDVLLTDTTFRDAHQSLLATRVRSQDMFQIADETARLMHNYFSLEMWGGATFDVAYRFLKEDPWARLEKLREQVPNVLFQMLLRGANAVGYTNYPDNLIREFIQQSAASGVDVFRIFDSLNWIKGMEVAIDEARNTGKIAEAAICYTGDILDDSRAKYTVQYYKEMARELEATGAHILAIKDMAGLLKPQAAYRLISELKDTTSLPIHLHTHDTSGNGIYLYSKAIEAGVDIIDTALGSMAGLTSQPSANSLYYAMKGSERNVRADIENLEKLSYYWEDVRKYYVDFESGMNAPHSEIYVHEMPGGQYSNLQQQAKAVGLGDRWDEVKTMYSRVNMMFGDIVKVTPSSKVVGDMALFMVQNNLTEDNVIERGQAIDFPESVIEFFQGYLGQPHGGFPKELQAVVLKEREAITVRPGELLEPIDFEKLSAQLEEKMGRTPTKKDVLAYALYPKVFEQYVQASDQFGDISVLDTPTFLYGLKLGEEIEVEIEKGKTLIIKLVSIGEPQHDGTRVIYFEMNGQSRELVIQDLTVEVDGSIALKADLSNPNQIGATMPGTVLKVVVNKGSSVKRGDHLLITESMKMETTVQAPKDGIVKEVYATAGDAISTGDLLIELQ, from the coding sequence ATGAGAACGATTAAAAAGATTTTAGTAGCAAACCGGGGAGAAATTGCCATTCGTATTTTACGCGCATGTAATGAATTGCACATTAACACCGTAGCAATTTATTCACGCGAGGATAGCGGCTCCTACCACCGTTATAAGGCAGATGAAGCGTACATTATAGGGGTAGGTAAAAAACCAATTGATGCCTACTTAGATATTGAGGGCATCATTAAAATTGCAAAAGAGGCCAATGTTGATGCGATTCATCCAGGTTATGGATTTTTAGCAGAAAACGTTCAATTTGCACGTCGCTGTGAAGAGGAAGGGATTCAATTTATCGGGCCAACTTCACATCATTTAGATATGTTTGGCGATAAAGTAAAAGCGCGTGAGCAAGCGATTGCAGCAGAAATTCCAGTAATTCCAGGAACAGATGGTCCGGTAGCAAGCTTAGAAGAAGTGCAAACATTTGGTGCTACACATGGCTATCCAATCATGATTAAAGCAGCACTTGGTGGTGGGGGACGAGGCATGCGTCTTGTGCATTCAGCTGACACGGTTCAAGATGCCTATGACCGTGCAAAGTCTGAAGCCAAGGCAGCATTCGGCTCGGATGAAGTGTATGTGGAAAAGGCAATTATTAAGCCGAAGCATATCGAAGTTCAAATTATTGGTGACACACATGACAATATTGTGCATTTATATGAGCGAGATTGTTCGATTCAGCGCCGTCACCAAAAGGTAGTTGAAATCGCGCCATCTAACTCCATTTCTGCTGATTTGCGTAATCGCATTTGTAATGCAGCTGTTAAGTTAATGAAAAATGTGGGCTATATCAATGCGGGTACGGTTGAATTTTTAGTAGCAGGCGATGAATTTTATTTCATCGAGGTTAATCCACGTATTCAAGTGGAACATACGATTACTGAAATGATTACAGGCATCGATATTGTGCATGCGCAAATTAAAGTAGCACAAGGGGAAGACATCCATTCAGAGGCAGTAGGAATTCCAACGCAGGACAAAATTCCTTTATTCGGATATGCCATTCAATCACGTGTGACAACAGAAGATCCAGCAAATGATTTCATGCCAGACACTGGAAAGTTAATGGTATACCGTTCAAGCGGAGGCTTTGGGGTACGCCTAGACGCAGGGAACGGTTTCCAAGGAGCAGTTGTAACACCATATTACGATTCTTTACTCGTGAAAATTTCGACTTGGGGTATGACATTTGCAGAAGCCGCTGCCAAAATGGACCGCAATTTACGCGAATTCCGTATTCGTGGTGTGAAAACAAATATTCCGTTTTTAGAAAATGTTGTATTGCATGAAAAGTTTTTAACAGGTGCCTTTGATACTAGCCTTATCGATTCAACGCCTGAATTATTTGAGTTTCCTGAGCGAAAAGACCGTGGTACAAAGCTATTAAATTATATTGGCAATGTCACATTAAACGGTTTCCCAGGAGTAGAAAAGCGCACGAAGCCCATCTTTGTACAGCCAGATAAGCCAAAAATCGATTTGCTAACGGCTCCATTAAGTGGAACAAAGCAAATTTTAGATGCGCAAGGTGCAGATGGATTAGTGAAATGGGTGAAAGAGCAAAAGGATGTACTGTTAACGGATACAACTTTCCGTGATGCGCATCAATCGCTGCTTGCTACACGTGTCCGCTCACAGGATATGTTCCAAATTGCTGATGAAACCGCACGTCTCATGCATAACTACTTCTCGCTAGAAATGTGGGGGGGTGCGACATTTGACGTAGCCTACCGCTTCTTGAAGGAAGATCCATGGGCACGACTGGAAAAATTACGCGAACAAGTACCAAATGTATTATTCCAAATGCTGTTACGTGGGGCCAATGCAGTTGGTTACACAAACTATCCGGATAATTTAATTCGTGAATTTATCCAGCAATCAGCGGCATCAGGGGTGGATGTATTCCGTATTTTCGACTCGCTAAACTGGATTAAAGGAATGGAAGTAGCGATTGACGAGGCGCGTAATACAGGTAAAATTGCGGAAGCTGCGATTTGCTATACGGGTGATATATTAGATGACAGCCGAGCAAAATACACGGTGCAGTATTATAAAGAGATGGCACGTGAATTAGAAGCAACAGGTGCCCATATTTTAGCGATTAAAGATATGGCTGGTTTATTAAAGCCACAAGCAGCCTACCGCTTAATTTCAGAGCTAAAAGATACTACGAGCTTACCAATTCATTTACACACACATGATACGAGCGGCAATGGGATTTACTTATATTCAAAAGCCATTGAAGCGGGCGTAGACATTATTGATACAGCATTAGGTTCAATGGCAGGCTTAACATCACAGCCAAGCGCAAACTCATTGTACTATGCAATGAAGGGCTCTGAGCGTAATGTACGTGCAGATATCGAAAACTTAGAAAAGTTATCCTACTATTGGGAAGATGTACGTAAATATTATGTAGATTTTGAAAGTGGTATGAATGCACCACATTCAGAAATTTATGTGCACGAAATGCCAGGTGGTCAGTATAGTAACTTACAGCAGCAAGCAAAGGCAGTAGGGTTAGGTGACCGTTGGGATGAAGTGAAAACAATGTATTCGCGTGTCAACATGATGTTTGGCGATATCGTAAAAGTAACGCCTTCATCAAAAGTTGTAGGAGATATGGCATTGTTTATGGTGCAAAATAATTTAACAGAAGACAATGTCATTGAACGCGGACAAGCAATCGACTTCCCAGAGTCTGTTATTGAGTTTTTCCAAGGCTATCTAGGACAACCACATGGCGGTTTCCCTAAAGAGCTACAAGCAGTGGTCTTAAAAGAGCGCGAAGCCATTACTGTCCGTCCAGGAGAGCTATTAGAACCGATTGATTTTGAAAAGCTATCGGCACAGTTAGAAGAAAAAATGGGCCGCACACCGACGAAAAAGGATGTTCTGGCATATGCCTTATACCCAAAAGTATTTGAACAATACGTGCAAGCTTCTGACCAATTTGGTGATATTTCGGTGCTGGATACCCCAACGTTTTTATATGGCTTAAAGTTGGGTGAAGAAATTGAAGTCGAAATCGAAAAAGGAAAAACATTGATCATTAAGCTTGTGTCAATTGGTGAGCCGCAGCATGATGGTACACGTGTTATTTACTTTGAGATGAATGGTCAATCACGTGAGCTTGTTATTCAAGATTTAACGGTTGAAGTTGATGGCAGTATTGCACTGAAGGCGGATCTATCCAATCCAAACCAAATCGGAGCAACAATGCCAGGTACGGTATTAAAAGTTGTAGTGAATAAAGGAAGTAGCGTGAAACGTGGCGATCATTTATTAATTACCGAATCGATGAAGATGGAAACAACGGTACAAGCACCAAAAGACGGGATCGTTAAAGAGGTCTATGCGACAGCAGGCGATGCCATTTCGACAGGTGATTTATTAATCGAATTACAATAA